TTTGCGGGTTCGATGCTCGCAGGCAAAGCACCGTAAAAGAGGCTCAGAACACCGCAGCTGCGCTGGTAAACCAGCCGAGCCAGGCCCAGGCAACCAAACGACCCAACAGCGTACCGAGCAGGCCGCCGACCAGCACGTCCGTCGGATAGTGAGCCCCCAGATAAACCCGGGACAGTCCGATCAGAACGGCCGAAGTCAACAGCAGCGGCACCAAAGCCGGCAGCAGCCCCCCCAGGCTGCCGTACATGGCAAAGGCGGTCAGTGTGTGGCCGGACGGAAAGGAAAACCGATCCGGTGGCAGGACCAGACAGGACAGGTCGGTCCAGCTTTCAAACGGACGTGGCCGCCGGATAAGACGTTTCAAGAGACTGAAAACACCGATGGCCAACAAAGCGGCAAAAGCGGCAGCGGCCACGGCAGAGCGCTCCGCAGGGCCACCGAGAAGCAACAGACTGACGCCGACGCCCCCCCACAAAGGCCCATCGCCCAGCCGACTGACAAGCTTGAAAGCCGCAGTGACCCAGCGAAGATCCCGCAGCCAATACAGCCGACGCATCAGGGCGGCTTCCAGTGGCGTAACGTAATGGGCGTAACCGGCAACCAACCTCTTGTGAACGACGGGACCGGACATAAGCACTCCTCTCTGACCTGAAAGTAGGGATATCCAGAGGCGGACCACGTATTTGGTGTAAACGCTAGGCAGGTAGGATTCTTTAATTATGAGATGTTTGTTAGGATTGTGTTTTGAAGCGAAAAGCAGGGACAAATCGTCGGGTAGATATAAACCGTAGCTGCAAAGCCGGGCATATCAGGAAACGTACACACCACTGCAGGAATGGACCACACTGGCTTAAAGCCGAACATGGATTGTAGCAGGGAAATTAAACGGCGTTTTTCCACTAATCAGTGTTCAGGATTTTGGCCTTCATATCCGGAACGCCCTTTCCCGCTATGGACTCGGGGCACAACATCCCGATACTGCTCACGAACCTGCTCCAGAATATGAGGCCAGCTCTGCGTTTCGGCATAGCTGCGGGCCATGCGGCTCATATGCTGCCGCTGTTGCGTCATGATTGTCATACGGGCCATGGCTGCTGCCAAAGCGCCGGCGGTCTGATCCTGAATAACCAGCCCGGTCTCCCCGTGACGGATGACGTCACGCGGCCCCGCAACATCGAAACCGATCACGGGTAACCCGGAGGCCATGGCTTCCAACATGACGTTACCGAAGGTATCGGTTATCGATGGAAAGACAAATAGATCACCGGCGGCGTAGCAACGCGCGAGATCCTCGCCCCAGCGATAGCCGGCAAACACCACGCCGGCCGGCGCCTTTGCCTCCAGATTGCTCCGCAAAGGCCCGTCACCAATCAACAGCAACCGGTCGGGACCATCGGCTGGCCGGTGCCGCCAGGCTTCCATAAGCAAGGGGAGGTTCTTTTCCGCGGCCAGACGGCCGGTATAAACGGCCACCACTTCGTTGTCGCCGATCCCCAGTTCGCGGCGCACGGAAACACTGCGCCGGGCCGTATCGAACAAGCGGGGATCGACTCCCCGTCCCCATACCCCGACACGTTCAAAACCGCGCTGAACAAGCATGTCGCGGGTCGTCGACGTAGGACACAAGGTGGCGGAAGTGGCGTTATGAAACCAGCGCAGATAACGCCAGGCCACGGCTTCAAGCCAGCCGAGCCGATAAGAGTCCAGATACTGCGGAAAGTTGGTGTGGTAGGAACTCACCACCGGCAATCCGAGTTGCCTGCAGACTCGTAACGCCGTCCAGCCCAGAGGACCTTCAGTGGCGATGTGTACAACATGGGGAGCAAAGTCCTGCAACGCACGCCGCAAGCGACGGGCCGCCACCAGCGGCAGACAAATCTCCTTGTAAAAAGGCAGTCGCAGCCCGCGCCACGAGCGACGCTCCACGCCTTGAGGATCCTCACTCTCGACGTTATAATCCGGGACCATAAGCTGCAGCTGGTCGCCGCGCTGCAGACAATGAGCGACCAACCTCTCCAGGGTACGCGATACCCCATTGATTTGCGGCATGTAGGTTTCGGAGATCAGGGTCACGCGTAAAGACATGCAAACATCCGTTAAACCAGAAAGGGAAAGCTGCAAACAAGGGTCACTTTGCCATAGCGGGCGGCAACAAGTAACCCCACGGACCACTAGTTAGTGTGCATCCGGAAACTCAGGATGCACACTGCGTAGTTTTCATAAGGGAAACGAGTGATTTTTCCCAAGGTCAAGAAAATCGAGCTCTTGCGCGGAGGCGTAGTTTTTACGCCGCACAAGCAAGTGGGAAGATTGACGCAGAGATTGGGGAAAAGGATCGTTTCCGGATGAAAACCAGTTATCCCCATAGAGCTGCTGCAATCGCCGAGCGGTTTTAAGCGCCGAACGATAATTGACATAGCCAATCGCGCATAAACCCGCCAACAACAAAAAACCGTAGAGAAATGCCATAACACCACCTTTCTGCACTCTACCGAACGCATTAGTATCTCAAACATAAACGGGCCGTATTAGGGCAGGGTTCAGATCGGATGTGATCTCAATAAAACAAAGAAGACCAATGCGAGTTGCCTGGTTCCGCCAAAGGTGGTAACTACGCCGTTTCGCCCCCCTCAAATCCTGGGGCCTGAAGCGGATTGGCATTCATTTCTGCAAAGATAAACACCTCTGTTCAAGCCGTCGCACCTGACGCTGCAGCCGCTGCAGACGTCCCTCTGTGCGTCTGGCATGCCAGTGTCTCTCGAGCATACGCCAGCCGTCCTGTAGCCTCTGCTTTACATGCAGGTTCACCACCATGGCAAGGATATCCATCAGGCACACAACGCCTCCCGTTGACTGCTTAGCAGCCGCTGATAGGTGAAGAAGGCCTCGGCCTCTTCACGTCCCATGTAACGCTGGATGGTTTTCCGATCGGTCTGCAACAGATCGACCAGGATTAATCCGTCCAGCACATCGCTGAATTGCGGGTCGCGATTGAAAGTAAGCAGTTTGCCCCCCAGATTCAGGTAATGCCGCAGCAAAACCGGTATGCCTTTTTGCTGCACTTCGATATCGGCCACCAGCGGTGCCACCTGATCCATGCTGCCGCAAAAGGTGCGGGCCAGTTCCCCGCTGCAGCCGCGAATACGCGCCTTGGCGTGAAACGGTAGCCGAGGTTTTACCAGGCGTGAGAGTTGCGGCAACGGCAACTCGGCCTGCAGGGTGCCGGCAATCAGGCGCCGGGACAAATCGCTATAATCGCGGGAGATACTGACCGGGCCGAACAACACCCGGTATTGAGGGTTCTTGACCACAAAGCGGCCGATGCCTTTCCACAGCAGCAACAAGGGGGAGTAGCTTTTCTGGTACTCGGGCCGCACAAAGGAACGTCCCAGCTCCAATGCCGGACCTATGGCATCGAACAGGCGACGCCGAAATTTGAACAGGGTATGGGTATAGAGCCCCTGCTTGCCGAAACGTTTCAGCAGCGTATCGCAGCAGCCGACACGGTAGGCGCCGACCAACTCCTGTCGTTCGCTATGCCACAGGAACAGATGCAGGTAATCCTGATCGAAACGGTCCAGATCAAAGGAGCGCCCCGTACCCTCCCCTACGGCCCGGAAGGTCAGTTCTCGCAAACGACCGATCTCCAGCAACAGATAAGGAATCTGGCCGGCTTCAGCCTGCCACACCTGCATGGGACCGTTCCGAACCAGCAGCTGCCCTTGAGGTAAGCGGGATACTTCAGCGGCCACCAGCTCTGTTGGCTGAGGCGAAATAACGGTCATCGGCTCGATATCGGTGGAGGGATTCAAAGGCCCCCCGACAGAATCGGCGGCGCCCAGAAGGTAGCTTCGCAGACGCAGGTAATCGATCCGTTCCCGATCGTCGGCGCACTGTTCCAATCGCGACCAGGGGATGAGACGACCGCCGCGGAAACGGACGGGACGCCCTTTATGCGCCAACAGCATGCGCCCCAGCAGCAATGTGCGTAGCCGCGGATGCATCAGCCCCGCCAGCTGGAATACCATGCCGTTGCGACCCGGAATATATACAGGGAGCACAGGAGCCCGGCAGTGACGAATCAAAGCCCCCACCGAAACCTGCCAGGGAGGATCGGCCACTTCGCGGCGCTGCAGCTGCAAGTGGGATACTTCGCCGGCCGGAAAGATCAGCAGCAAACCGCCATCGCGCACATGACGGATGGCCTGGCGCAGAGGACCGATATTGACACCGGTGCCTTGCGCGCCGCCCAAAATGCCGACCCCGATGAGGGCTTCGCGCAATTGGGGAATACGCTCCAGCAGACTGTTGGCCAGCACCTTGGTATCCGGACGCATTCGGCGCAGCGCCTCGAGCATGACCAACCCCTCGACCGCGCCGAAAGGATGATTGGCCACGACAATGGCCGGACCCTGGCATGGGACCGGTTCCAGCCCCTCCCCCTCCGGCTCTCCCGTTACCTGCAGTTGCTCGAGCGCCGCCCGGCAAAAATCCTCGGGAGAGTCCCCGGCAGGCAACTGCCGATAAATATCCCGGCATTGCCGCACGCCGAGCAAACGTTCCAGCGGAGACATCACAACCTTTTTGACCAGAGGGTTTTGAGCCAGGGGCCAGGGAATATCGAAAGGATCGTACTGATTTTGCTGCGTCATCGCGTTTGCCTCCTGCCGTGGAAAATCGAAATCATGGGGAGACTAGCGCAGTGAAATTAGGGACAGGTTACAGAGGGGTTAATTTTTCATGGACATGCAGCGTCATGTGTCGTTCATACTTTGTTTCTGAAGAGAACCGAGCCGGTATGCTGTTTTCACATGGGTTGATTTGGTAAGATAAGATATCCCGCAGGGGATAGAAAAGAAGCCTCG
This DNA window, taken from Syntrophotalea carbinolica DSM 2380, encodes the following:
- a CDS encoding glycosyltransferase family 4 protein, producing MSLRVTLISETYMPQINGVSRTLERLVAHCLQRGDQLQLMVPDYNVESEDPQGVERRSWRGLRLPFYKEICLPLVAARRLRRALQDFAPHVVHIATEGPLGWTALRVCRQLGLPVVSSYHTNFPQYLDSYRLGWLEAVAWRYLRWFHNATSATLCPTSTTRDMLVQRGFERVGVWGRGVDPRLFDTARRSVSVRRELGIGDNEVVAVYTGRLAAEKNLPLLMEAWRHRPADGPDRLLLIGDGPLRSNLEAKAPAGVVFAGYRWGEDLARCYAAGDLFVFPSITDTFGNVMLEAMASGLPVIGFDVAGPRDVIRHGETGLVIQDQTAGALAAAMARMTIMTQQRQHMSRMARSYAETQSWPHILEQVREQYRDVVPRVHSGKGRSGYEGQNPEH
- a CDS encoding lysophospholipid acyltransferase family protein codes for the protein MTQQNQYDPFDIPWPLAQNPLVKKVVMSPLERLLGVRQCRDIYRQLPAGDSPEDFCRAALEQLQVTGEPEGEGLEPVPCQGPAIVVANHPFGAVEGLVMLEALRRMRPDTKVLANSLLERIPQLREALIGVGILGGAQGTGVNIGPLRQAIRHVRDGGLLLIFPAGEVSHLQLQRREVADPPWQVSVGALIRHCRAPVLPVYIPGRNGMVFQLAGLMHPRLRTLLLGRMLLAHKGRPVRFRGGRLIPWSRLEQCADDRERIDYLRLRSYLLGAADSVGGPLNPSTDIEPMTVISPQPTELVAAEVSRLPQGQLLVRNGPMQVWQAEAGQIPYLLLEIGRLRELTFRAVGEGTGRSFDLDRFDQDYLHLFLWHSERQELVGAYRVGCCDTLLKRFGKQGLYTHTLFKFRRRLFDAIGPALELGRSFVRPEYQKSYSPLLLLWKGIGRFVVKNPQYRVLFGPVSISRDYSDLSRRLIAGTLQAELPLPQLSRLVKPRLPFHAKARIRGCSGELARTFCGSMDQVAPLVADIEVQQKGIPVLLRHYLNLGGKLLTFNRDPQFSDVLDGLILVDLLQTDRKTIQRYMGREEAEAFFTYQRLLSSQREALCA
- a CDS encoding phosphatase PAP2 family protein — its product is MSGPVVHKRLVAGYAHYVTPLEAALMRRLYWLRDLRWVTAAFKLVSRLGDGPLWGGVGVSLLLLGGPAERSAVAAAAFAALLAIGVFSLLKRLIRRPRPFESWTDLSCLVLPPDRFSFPSGHTLTAFAMYGSLGGLLPALVPLLLTSAVLIGLSRVYLGAHYPTDVLVGGLLGTLLGRLVAWAWLGWFTSAAAVF